TTCCATTCCTGTACATCATTGGTGAGATGATTATAGATATAGACAAAACTATGCCCAGCCCATGCGATATCGGCAATCGCCAGACCAATCGTATAGTGCTCGTGCTGAATACTACAAAACTTGAATTTTTTATACTTTAAATGTTTACGCCAACCCGAAACCGTATTTCCATAAGGGGTTTTGTAGCGGTAGGCATCATAATCAATGCTTTTGGGAATTTCCTTAAAACGTCCGTAACGCGGTTGTCCATTTGCCTGAATTAAATCCATTTAAGACATTCCATCTTATTCAGAAACGATATTTTTAATCGTATTATGCCCATTATTAAGATTTGATAAAGCGTTTTTTGCTACCACTCGTCGAGATCTGCTACATCACCCTCTGTTTATCATTTCATCCATTTAAATCGACAGATAGGTATTTTCCCAGCGATTAGGCTTAAACTCACCCTCGACCAACTGAATATAACGGCCATAGACATGATCGATGGCAATGCAGTCATCTATATCTAGCACTCGATCAGTATGCTGCTTTTGCCAGTGCCGTGCAAAATGGGCTTTACCCCGCTGCTTGGCGACCATAGCATTTTGTGCGACCACCAGCACATAACGATGCAGCTCGCCAAATTCATGTGCATCATAGCCCCCCAGATTAATAAGCCAGAGTTTTTCATTCGCCTGATTCGGTGCGGCATCCGTAAATTGAATCTGGTAAGACTTTCCTGCAAACTCTACGCCATGAATCTGTGCCCAGGCATCTATATGCAAACCTTGCTGTTCGCCAAACCAAGCATTTTTCAGTTGCGGATAGGTTTCTTCCAGACTTTCCCCCACCGCCAGAACCACATCATGGACTTCCATATTTGCCCGCACATGACGGCCTCCAAGCATGACAATAAATAGACTGGACATCACACGCTCCTTGGTAAATATTTCA
The nucleotide sequence above comes from Acinetobacter sp. 10FS3-1. Encoded proteins:
- a CDS encoding DUF1543 domain-containing protein; this translates as MSSLFIVMLGGRHVRANMEVHDVVLAVGESLEETYPQLKNAWFGEQQGLHIDAWAQIHGVEFAGKSYQIQFTDAAPNQANEKLWLINLGGYDAHEFGELHRYVLVVAQNAMVAKQRGKAHFARHWQKQHTDRVLDIDDCIAIDHVYGRYIQLVEGEFKPNRWENTYLSI